The Nycticebus coucang isolate mNycCou1 chromosome 8, mNycCou1.pri, whole genome shotgun sequence genome has a window encoding:
- the MOBP gene encoding myelin-associated oligodendrocyte basic protein, which yields MSQKTGKEGPRLSKNQRFSEHFSIHCCPPFTFLNSKREIVDRKYSLCRSGCFYQKKEEDWICCACQKTRTSRRATSPQRPKLQPAVPPAVVRAPAKPRSPPRTERPPRPRPEVRPPPAKQRPPQKPKQQPRSSPLRGPGASRGGSPSKASRFW from the exons ATGAGTCAGAAGACGGGAAAGGAGGGTCCCAGACTCTCCAAGAACCAGAGGTTCTCCGAGCACTTCAGCATACACTGCTGCCCGCCGTTCACCTTCCTCAACTCCAAGCGGGAGATTGTGGATCGGAAATACAGCCTGTGTAGGAGCGGCTGCTTCTACCAGAAGAAAGAGGAGGACTGGATTTGCTGCGCCTGCCAGAAGACCAG AACCAGCCGCCGTGCAACGTCCCCTCAGAGGCCCAAGCTCCAGCCAGCTGTGCCCCCCGCGGTGGTCAGAGCACCAGCCAAGCCAAGGTCCCCTCCGAGGACTGAGCGTCCGCCACGTCCCCGCCCAGAAGTCCGACCACCACCAGCCAAGCAGCGCCCCCCTCAGAAGCCTAAGCAACAGCCGCGCAGCAGCCCCCTCAGAGGGCCAGGCGCCAGCCGTGGGGGGTCCCCCAGCAAAGCTTCTAGGTTCTGGTAA